The segment CCAGCGAAAGCCAGCTCGGATCTTCGAACGTCAAATACTTTATCCTCGTGTTGCCCGCGAACGCCTTGATCCCCGATCCATTCATCGTCGAATCCGCCGAGACGCACAAATTGACCAGGTTTCTCATTTCGCTCGCGGACTCAAACGCGGCGTCCGTCAAACGCGGCAGATCCGTCGCGATCAGTTTCTCAACAGATGAATCCTTCAGTTTCTCGATCGCAACATCTTCCAGCCAAAGGTTACCTCCGATGTTCAGCACCTTGAGCTTTTTCAACTGGCAAAGCAATTCCAGTCCCTCGTTCCGAATCCGAGTCTCTGCGATGTAAAGTTCTTCCAGCTGTTCAAATTTTGCCAGAACCTCAAAGTCTGGCGAATCAATTTTGCGACATTCGTTGAGGCTGAGCTTCTTACAGCCTTGAGACTTTGACAGCGCATCGATCCCGCGACCGGAAACTCGCTTACATCCCGGCAGCCAGATCATTTCAAGGGAATCGATGCCAGCGAGCAACTGCAGGTGCTGGTCGTTGATCGAAGTCTCCGGACAACTCAGCGTTTTGAGCTTTTGGAGCGACGCCAGGCATTCGAAACCTTTCCCCAGCACCGCGTGATTTCGATACATGCGGAGATGCTCGAGTGACGTGAATCGCTTGAGCTCTGACAGTCCGAGGTCGTCGATCTTCAAAGCATCCGACAGGTTGAGCTCGACCAGTTCTTCCGGGAACTGAAATTCCGCGAAGGTCTCACCTGTAATCATTTCGCAATCTTCGAGGATCAGTTTTTTCAGATTCGGCAGCGATCCCAACTCGCTCAGCCCCTCATCAGTGATGGCAGTGTTGGTAAGATCCACGGACTCCAACGACTTAATTCTGCCAAGGTCCCTGGCGGCTGAATCATTGATCGAGGAGGAGTTGAATAATTTGACTGACTTCAGATTTCGACACTCGACCAGAGGAGCAAACGACATAGCTTCGTCCGGCACCACCACCAGGTTTTCCAGCCTGCGAATCCTGACGACCTCGTGCAAACTGGTGATCTCGCTGCATTCGTGAATCTCAACGGTTTCGAGGACGGGAGCTTCTGCCAGCATCTCCAACGTTGAACTTGTGGCGTAACGGGAATTCTTGAGCCCAAACTTTTTCAGATTCATGAGCTTGCGGATTCCCCCCATATTTCCGTCCTCGAAGTAGTATCGTGAATCGATCGTGACGGACTCAAGCATGGGAAACACCTCCAGCTGTCCCATCAGGAAACCGGCTGGAAAGTCCTCGATAATCAACTCGGTGACAAATCCTTCGTCGCTGTAGATCAGCTCGTTGCCACGTTCCTTTTTCAGCTGCTCCGCGGCTTTCCAGGCAATGTTGGAAAGCTGCCCAGTTGCGTCAGCGTGGGGCATCAGCACCAGAAACAAGGCGAATACGGCAGAAACGAAGTAGTTGCGAGAGATAGTCATTCCAGATACTGTTGGCGAATTCGGCGACCGGTTCGTTGTTGCGTTGTCGGTAAGGTCGAACCTCGGTGCATCGTCCAAGTTGAAACCTGGCGTTAGCAGGTCGATTTGACCAGAAATTCGCAAGGTGCAACTGGGGTCGCCCCAAATGTCGGTTCTCGACGCGGCACTAGAGTATAATGAAACTTTGATTCAAACTCACCCGGAGTCTTCTGTCGCGTGTTTTTTCGAGACCTACTTGTTGCTTGTGTCGCTGCTGGTTTAGGCTTGTCCATGATACAAGTGGCATTGATCAATCGAGGTTGGTGGTTTGACAGCTTTTTGATTCGACAGATCGAATCAACTCGCGGTCGACAGGCAGCCAGAAAAGCATTGGGCTTTGGCGGTGCCGCAATGATTTTGATTGGGGCATGGACCATGTTTGGCCCATGGTTGAAATCTGGAAACGGCGAATCCTCCGTCCCATATCCGCCAACGACTGAGCTGCAGAATCAGCAGCTTGCCAGTTAGTACATTACGCGTGGAAAGTTTTGGTATCCATGCGTAGAATTAGCTTACAAGGTTCACACGTTTTACTTTTCATAGACATTTTCGCTTCAATGGTGCATTGATGGCCGTACTGTCATCCTCCGACGATTCGGTAATCAAAAAGAACTATCGACTTTCGACCGATCCGGTCATCATCGGACGGCATCCGGAATGTTCGATTCAGATCGATGATGGTTCCGTCAGTCGTCACCACGCAAAAGTGGTCAGCGTCGAAGGCGCATGGTTTCTCGAAGACCTCGATAGTCGCAACGGGACCTTTCTTAACGGTCAGGCGATCCAGAAACAGACTCGTCTGTTCGACGGTGCGATCATCAAAATCTGTGACATCGCGTTCAATTTTCACGCTGGAGACGGTGCCACGCGTGGCGATCGTCCAACCCTTGAAGAGCGGGACTACAGCAAAGGACTGTTGCCCCGCCGCAGTTCCGTGGTGCTGTCGGATGATTCCGAATCGCATGTTATGTCACAGCTCGATCCGCCGTCTCATCAGATGATTCAGACGTCGAAGGTCAGCGCGGAAGACAAACTTAATGCGATAACCAAAATCACGCACGCACTCAGTGAAGCCCTTGGTCGCGACGAGATGTTGACGCAGATTCTCGATTTCCTGTTTGATCTGTTCAGCGAAGCCGATCGTGGCTTCATTATGCTCAAGGATGCCAACGGTGTGCTTAAGCCGCTGGGATTCAAGACGCGCTATGCCCAGGATGACGAAGAGATTC is part of the Mariniblastus fucicola genome and harbors:
- a CDS encoding leucine-rich repeat domain-containing protein; amino-acid sequence: MTISRNYFVSAVFALFLVLMPHADATGQLSNIAWKAAEQLKKERGNELIYSDEGFVTELIIEDFPAGFLMGQLEVFPMLESVTIDSRYYFEDGNMGGIRKLMNLKKFGLKNSRYATSSTLEMLAEAPVLETVEIHECSEITSLHEVVRIRRLENLVVVPDEAMSFAPLVECRNLKSVKLFNSSSINDSAARDLGRIKSLESVDLTNTAITDEGLSELGSLPNLKKLILEDCEMITGETFAEFQFPEELVELNLSDALKIDDLGLSELKRFTSLEHLRMYRNHAVLGKGFECLASLQKLKTLSCPETSINDQHLQLLAGIDSLEMIWLPGCKRVSGRGIDALSKSQGCKKLSLNECRKIDSPDFEVLAKFEQLEELYIAETRIRNEGLELLCQLKKLKVLNIGGNLWLEDVAIEKLKDSSVEKLIATDLPRLTDAAFESASEMRNLVNLCVSADSTMNGSGIKAFAGNTRIKYLTFEDPSWLSLEAFASIRDLPNVEEIYFNDGKVSVSQLEQLAGMQNLRVLKYEVDDSDMSNERLISILKTFPKLE